The Chroicocephalus ridibundus chromosome 2, bChrRid1.1, whole genome shotgun sequence genome includes a region encoding these proteins:
- the PDE7A gene encoding high affinity 3',5'-cyclic-AMP phosphodiesterase 7A isoform X5, which translates to MGIALIWCLALILIKWIASKRRGAISYDSSDQTALYIRMLANSEIEVSVSARNVRRLLSFQRYLRSSRFFRGITVPNSSNILDDDYNGQAKCMLEKVGNWNFDIFLFDRLTNGNSLVSLTLHLFNLHGLIEHFQLDTMKLRRFLVMVQEDYHSQNPYHNAVHAADVTQAMHCYLKEPKLSKSLTPWDVLLSLIAAATHDLDHPGVNQPFLIKTNHYLATLYKNTSVLENHHWRSAVGLLRESGLFAHMSLENRQLMESQIGDLILATDISQQNEYLSMFRSHLDRGDLCLENSNHRHFILQMALKCADICNPCRTWELSKQWSEKVTEEFFHQGDIEKKYHLGVSPLCDRQTETIANIQIGFMTYLVEPLFGEWARFSNTRLSQTMLGHLGLNKASWKGVQRQQSSSGDDVDPAFEEMDSDILPQEPRLS; encoded by the exons CAAATTCTGAAATCGAGGTGTCTGTGTCTGCAAGAAATGTGAGAAGGTTGCTTAGTTTCCAGCGATACCTGAGATCTTCCCGTTTTTTCCGTGGTATCACTGTTCCAAATTCGTCAAACATTTTAGATGATGATTATAATGGACAAGCAAAG tgtatgCTGGAGAAGGTTGGAAATTggaattttgatatttttctttttgatagacTGACAAATG GAAACAGTCTAGTCAGCTTAACCTTGCATCTGTTTAATCTTCATGGACTAATTGAACACTTCCAGTTAGATACGATGAAACTTCGTAGATTTTTGG TTATGGTCCAAGAAGATTATCACAGTCAAAATCCTTATCATAATGCAGTTCATGCTGCTGATGTGACTCAGGCCATGCACTGTTACTTAAAAGAGCCCAAG CTTTCCAAATCTTTAACTCCATGGGATGTTCTGCTCAGTTTAATAGCAGCTGCCACACATGATTTGGATCACCCAGGCGTTAACCAACCTTTCCTAATCAAAACAAACCATTACTTAGCAACTTTATATAAG AATACCTCAGTATTAGAGAACCATCACTGGAGATCAGCAGTGGGGTTGCTGAGAGAGTCTGGCTTATTTGCACATATGTCATTAGAAAACAG GCAGCTGATGGAAAGCCAGATAGGTGACCTCATTCTTGCCACAGACATCAGTCAGCAAAACGAGTATCTGTCCATGTTTCGATCCCATTTGGATAGAGGAGACCTATGTTTAGAGAATTCGAACCATCGTCACTTCATTTTACAG ATGGCTTTGAAGTGTGCTGATATTTGTAATCCATGTCGGACGTGGGAGCTGAGTAAGCAGTGGAGTGAAAAAGTAACAGAGGAGTTCTTCCATCAAG gagatattgaaaaaaaatatcacttggGTGTGAGTCCACTTTGTGACCGACAGACGGAAACTATTGCCAACATCCAGATTG GTTTTATGACCTACTTAGTGGAACCACTGTTTGGGGAGTGGGCCCGGTTTTCCAACACCAGGCTGTCGCAGACGATGCTTGGCCACCTGGGCCTGAACAAGGCTAGCTGGAAAGGAGTGCAGAGGCAACAGTCCAGCAGCGGTGACGATGTTGACCCCGCTTTTGAGGAAATGGACTCAGACATATTACCTCAGGAACCTCGATTGTCCTGA